A single region of the Fimbriimonadaceae bacterium genome encodes:
- a CDS encoding PD40 domain-containing protein: MLSAIMAACGFAAPLSGISAYTPSCPCHSFLPELTSSVVMDAHQAFAQDSVPIDSHRQEKHLKNIRQLTFGGQNAEAYWSYDGSKITYQTRQPQWPDEQIVTMNLDGSNKQLVSTGKGRSTCSYFTADGRWIYFSSTHEKMPGAQPPLDMSKGYLWMVNPAFSLYRARPDGSGIQKLIDKGSYIAETTIDPNGKYMTFTGDWEGDLEIYRANLDGTGIRRLTNEYGYDGGPFVSWDGKKIVYRRAFIENESQRKEYADLLKQHLVRPSKLEIMIMDADGKNKRQVTSLAVASFAPFLHPDGKRIIFSSNFGDKKGREFEMWIVNVDGTGLERVTYTSDFDGFPMFSRDGKKIVWASNRNGKVPGETNIFVADWVD, from the coding sequence ATGCTTTCGGCAATCATGGCGGCATGTGGCTTTGCCGCGCCTCTTTCCGGCATTAGCGCTTACACTCCGAGCTGCCCCTGTCATTCGTTTCTGCCTGAACTCACTAGTTCGGTCGTGATGGACGCTCATCAAGCCTTTGCTCAAGACTCGGTCCCTATCGACTCGCATCGCCAAGAGAAGCACTTGAAGAACATTCGACAGCTCACCTTCGGTGGGCAGAATGCCGAAGCCTATTGGAGCTACGACGGTTCCAAAATCACCTACCAGACCCGACAGCCACAATGGCCCGACGAGCAGATTGTGACGATGAACCTCGATGGTTCAAACAAGCAACTCGTGAGTACAGGCAAAGGACGCAGCACATGTAGCTACTTCACGGCAGACGGAAGATGGATCTATTTCAGCTCGACTCACGAAAAAATGCCCGGAGCACAGCCGCCGCTTGACATGAGCAAGGGCTATCTGTGGATGGTGAATCCGGCATTCTCCCTTTACCGAGCCCGTCCCGATGGGTCCGGCATACAAAAACTAATTGATAAGGGGTCGTACATCGCAGAAACAACGATCGATCCAAACGGCAAGTACATGACTTTCACAGGCGATTGGGAAGGAGACCTGGAAATCTATCGCGCAAACCTCGATGGGACTGGTATCCGCAGACTGACGAACGAATACGGCTATGACGGTGGCCCGTTTGTGAGTTGGGACGGCAAGAAGATCGTCTATCGGAGAGCCTTTATCGAAAATGAATCCCAACGCAAAGAATACGCCGACCTCCTGAAGCAGCACCTCGTCAGGCCAAGCAAGCTTGAGATCATGATTATGGATGCCGACGGCAAGAACAAGCGCCAGGTTACGAGTCTCGCAGTGGCATCGTTTGCACCGTTCCTGCACCCTGACGGCAAACGTATCATCTTTAGCTCGAACTTCGGAGACAAGAAGGGCAGAGAATTTGAAATGTGGATCGTCAATGTAGATGGAACAGGCTTGGAGCGCGTTACTTACACAAGCGATTTCGACGGTTTTCCGATGTTCTCTCGTGATGGGAAGAAGATCGTCTGGGCATCAAACCGGAACGGCAAGGTCCCTGGCGAAACCAATATCTTTGTTGCCGATTGGGTGGATTGA
- the hemW gene encoding radical SAM family heme chaperone HemW, with product MNPIAVYVHTPFCPSKCGYCDFNSYAMQGDIVERTTEAMIRELKTSRWRGQPAKTIFIGGGTPTFLSEALIVKLIHAILDAHPPVEGCEITSEANPGTVDIPKFEAMRKAGVNRISLGAQSFLDRDLKQLERVHQANDIGRAVGSAREAGFENLNLDLMFALPGQKSEGWQRNLETAIGLGPDHLSLYCLTIEPNTRFYKLYHKGLLKLPSDEDQVSMYDYTLDFMASAGYFQYEISNFAKPGRQCQHNLCYWHGEDYLGYGPGAVGCVSVDESRVRYTNLKHPKGYSEAVEQGAPLWCEQESLTPDAERLEKIMLGLRLDEGLISDGLELDSAQLSALEERGWIEKAGDRVKLTRTGKHFCSEAVLSLA from the coding sequence ATGAATCCGATCGCCGTTTATGTCCACACACCCTTTTGCCCATCGAAGTGTGGCTATTGCGACTTCAACAGTTATGCGATGCAAGGGGATATTGTCGAGAGGACGACCGAGGCAATGATCCGTGAGCTAAAGACGAGCCGATGGCGCGGACAGCCTGCCAAAACCATCTTTATCGGCGGGGGAACCCCTACATTCCTGTCTGAAGCCCTAATCGTGAAACTGATCCACGCGATCTTGGACGCTCACCCGCCTGTTGAGGGCTGTGAGATCACCAGTGAAGCGAATCCGGGGACTGTAGACATCCCTAAGTTTGAGGCGATGCGTAAAGCAGGGGTCAACCGCATCAGCCTTGGTGCACAGAGCTTCCTCGACCGCGATCTCAAGCAGCTTGAACGGGTTCACCAGGCGAACGACATCGGGCGAGCAGTGGGGTCAGCAAGAGAGGCAGGGTTTGAGAATCTGAATCTGGATTTGATGTTCGCACTGCCTGGGCAAAAGAGTGAGGGGTGGCAGCGAAATCTTGAGACAGCGATTGGGCTTGGGCCGGACCATTTGAGTCTGTACTGCCTCACTATCGAGCCGAACACGCGCTTCTACAAGCTCTATCACAAGGGTCTGCTGAAGTTGCCGAGCGACGAGGATCAAGTTTCCATGTACGATTACACGCTGGACTTCATGGCTTCGGCTGGGTACTTCCAGTATGAGATCAGCAACTTCGCAAAGCCTGGGCGTCAGTGCCAACACAACCTGTGTTATTGGCATGGAGAGGACTACTTGGGCTACGGGCCAGGGGCTGTAGGCTGCGTGAGTGTAGACGAGAGCAGGGTGAGATATACGAACCTGAAACACCCGAAGGGGTATTCCGAAGCGGTGGAGCAAGGCGCACCGCTGTGGTGCGAGCAGGAATCTCTCACACCGGATGCAGAACGATTGGAGAAGATTATGCTGGGATTGCGACTGGACGAAGGACTGATCTCCGATGGACTCGAATTAGATAGCGCTCAGTTGTCCGCGCTTGAAGAAAGGGGTTGGATTGAGAAGGCTGGAGATCGAGTCAAACTCACTCGAACAGGCAAGCACTTCTGTTCCGAAGCTGTGCTATCGCTTGCATAG
- a CDS encoding FAD-dependent oxidoreductase: MRVAVIGAGIHGVSTARFLAQRGHDVTIFEQFPVGHTKGSSHGKSRIIRKAYPDAFYTEIMQDGYPMWFELQQLLPEPLIFECGLAYFGREDSKDVCAMIDGLTALSVPFVTLSAGEQDRVFRNLRLDTGEVLVFTKDAGYVIADEAVQWSLKIAQSHGAQLRQERAPSREVLEKDFDRVVVCAGSWIHEWADVDVRPTVQTFGYVEINQPGPVWIEDGGDYMYGFPTEHNGRGIKIGVHAQGREHTDQTTQASPDPEVLRKVADLAERRFGVKNATVDRVQTCIYTNTPNEDFRFGAISEKTIYASVCSGHGFKFGPWVGKFLTDVIEDKRSINEFPRFSK, encoded by the coding sequence ATGCGTGTTGCGGTGATCGGGGCGGGAATTCATGGTGTGAGCACCGCACGTTTTCTTGCTCAGCGTGGGCATGACGTCACAATTTTCGAGCAGTTCCCCGTTGGGCATACGAAAGGGAGTTCGCACGGAAAGTCGCGTATTATCCGCAAGGCCTATCCTGACGCCTTCTATACGGAGATCATGCAAGACGGATATCCAATGTGGTTTGAGTTGCAGCAACTCCTGCCCGAGCCACTGATTTTCGAGTGTGGCCTCGCCTATTTTGGGCGCGAGGATTCGAAAGATGTCTGCGCGATGATCGACGGCCTCACAGCGCTGAGCGTACCGTTTGTAACCTTGTCAGCTGGTGAGCAGGATCGGGTCTTCCGCAACCTTCGGCTGGATACGGGAGAGGTGTTGGTTTTTACAAAGGATGCGGGCTACGTGATCGCGGATGAGGCCGTCCAGTGGTCATTGAAGATCGCTCAGTCGCACGGCGCCCAGTTGCGACAGGAGAGGGCACCGTCGCGTGAGGTCCTCGAAAAGGATTTTGATCGGGTTGTTGTTTGTGCCGGGTCTTGGATTCATGAGTGGGCTGATGTGGACGTTCGGCCAACCGTCCAAACGTTTGGATATGTGGAGATCAATCAACCAGGTCCGGTTTGGATTGAGGACGGTGGGGACTACATGTACGGTTTTCCGACCGAGCATAACGGCCGGGGGATCAAGATCGGCGTGCATGCGCAGGGTCGCGAACACACCGATCAGACTACGCAAGCTAGCCCAGACCCCGAAGTGTTACGCAAAGTCGCTGATTTGGCTGAGCGACGATTCGGAGTGAAAAATGCCACGGTTGACCGTGTGCAGACGTGTATCTATACCAACACGCCTAATGAAGATTTTCGTTTCGGAGCAATTTCTGAGAAGACGATTTATGCGTCTGTCTGCAGCGGGCACGGGTTCAAGTTCGGCCCCTGGGTGGGCAAGTTTTTGACCGACGTCATTGAGGACAAGCGCAGCATCAACGAGTTTCCCCGGTTTTCTAAGTAG
- a CDS encoding DUF1957 domain-containing protein, giving the protein MPVGRFLLCLHTHMPYVLSHGKSPHGTDWIMESSAECYLPILNALDRLHSEGIKPRWTINVTPIVVEQLTDPAFKDEFEEYCQSKIDYAIEDQKRFAMEEELSLQGLAAMWQRAYTKALVEFKHKWGRDIVDGFKFFQDEGLIEIITSCATHGYLPLLGTEESCQAQVKVGVDTYRRAFGREPRGIWMPECAYRPAYSWKSPVNEDEQAWPRKGVEEFLVENGIEYTFVDSHMIRGGQPLGTYAANFPQLAELFARSSKYFSPPEEMRSEYEHYLLPNGLTVFARDPETTVKVWSGEQGYPGDPYYLEFHKMLYPGRHRYWRISEDKRDLGKKQPYDPWKAFENISTHAEDMVRTLKGTLARYRGMSDRAGTVVAMYDTELFGHWWWEGPEFLYELGRKLAHEPDIECVSGGDVLDTDPARHMITMPEGSWGEGGYHYIWLNEQNSWTWSKLYPCERSMRKMTKEFAGGPAESIVRQCARELLLAEASDWQFLISTESARDYAEIRFQDHIDRFERLSALASTVHKGGKLSVVDKRFIEECEAKDAAFRELDLNCWATLDRPLLGTLDSPQV; this is encoded by the coding sequence ATGCCAGTTGGGAGGTTTCTACTCTGTCTGCACACACACATGCCGTATGTGCTTTCCCATGGCAAGTCACCCCACGGAACCGATTGGATCATGGAATCGTCGGCGGAATGCTATCTGCCGATTCTGAATGCTCTGGACCGCCTCCATTCCGAAGGCATTAAGCCGCGCTGGACGATCAATGTCACTCCGATCGTCGTGGAGCAACTGACCGATCCCGCGTTCAAGGATGAGTTCGAAGAGTACTGCCAGTCGAAGATCGACTACGCGATTGAGGACCAGAAGCGCTTTGCCATGGAGGAAGAGTTGTCCTTACAAGGCCTCGCGGCGATGTGGCAGCGAGCCTACACAAAGGCGCTCGTCGAGTTCAAGCACAAATGGGGACGCGATATTGTCGACGGTTTCAAGTTCTTTCAGGATGAGGGGCTCATCGAGATCATCACCTCCTGCGCCACCCACGGCTATCTGCCATTGCTCGGCACTGAAGAGTCGTGTCAGGCTCAAGTCAAGGTCGGAGTAGACACTTATCGACGGGCGTTTGGTCGGGAGCCTAGGGGCATCTGGATGCCCGAATGTGCGTACCGACCTGCGTACTCTTGGAAGTCTCCGGTGAACGAAGACGAGCAGGCTTGGCCGCGCAAGGGTGTTGAGGAGTTTCTCGTTGAGAACGGGATCGAATACACTTTTGTGGATTCGCACATGATCCGCGGAGGGCAGCCGCTCGGCACCTATGCCGCAAACTTTCCTCAGCTTGCAGAACTCTTCGCGAGAAGCAGCAAATACTTCTCGCCTCCGGAAGAGATGAGAAGCGAGTACGAGCATTATCTCTTGCCGAACGGGCTTACGGTCTTTGCGCGCGACCCTGAGACGACCGTAAAGGTTTGGTCGGGCGAGCAAGGCTATCCTGGCGATCCTTATTATCTGGAGTTTCACAAGATGCTCTATCCGGGTAGGCATCGATATTGGCGGATCAGTGAGGACAAGCGTGACCTTGGGAAGAAACAACCCTATGATCCTTGGAAAGCCTTTGAAAACATCAGCACGCATGCGGAAGACATGGTCCGAACTCTTAAGGGGACTCTGGCTCGCTACCGGGGAATGTCGGATCGGGCGGGGACAGTCGTCGCGATGTACGATACGGAGTTGTTTGGGCACTGGTGGTGGGAGGGCCCGGAATTTCTTTATGAGCTTGGTAGAAAACTGGCCCATGAACCGGACATTGAGTGCGTCTCGGGTGGCGATGTTCTGGACACAGATCCGGCTAGGCACATGATCACGATGCCCGAAGGGTCGTGGGGAGAAGGTGGATATCACTACATTTGGCTTAACGAGCAAAACTCTTGGACTTGGAGCAAGCTCTATCCCTGCGAGAGGTCGATGCGCAAGATGACCAAGGAGTTTGCTGGCGGTCCTGCCGAGTCGATCGTCAGGCAGTGTGCCCGTGAGTTATTGCTTGCAGAGGCCTCCGACTGGCAGTTTTTGATCTCGACAGAGTCCGCCCGGGATTATGCAGAAATCCGATTCCAGGATCACATCGACCGTTTTGAGCGGTTGTCGGCGCTCGCGTCAACAGTGCACAAGGGCGGCAAGCTGTCGGTTGTGGACAAGCGATTCATCGAGGAGTGCGAGGCCAAAGATGCGGCATTTCGTGAGCTTGATCTGAATTGTTGGGCGACCTTGGACCGTCCACTCTTGGGAACGCTTGACTCTCCTCAAGTGTAA